One stretch of Streptomyces peucetius DNA includes these proteins:
- a CDS encoding nucleotidyltransferase domain-containing protein, which produces MNDTIEDMAARLARTSGVRAVALGGSRARGTHRPDSDWDLGVYYRGGVDVGALAALASELTGGPVEVAAPGGWGPWVDGGAWLSFGGVPVDWILRDLDRVERVWADCLAGRFEVGTQAGHPLGFWSPAYAGEVALCRVLADPAGELTALRERTRTYPEPLRRALVAAAWEAEFSVAAAAKSVGAGDALHVSLCLSRAFGVLAQALHAHHGVWCLNEKGALAAAAALPGAPTDFTKRASAALRGLDAAAVADADAMIREVRARLG; this is translated from the coding sequence ATGAACGACACGATCGAAGACATGGCGGCGCGGCTCGCGCGGACGTCCGGTGTGCGTGCGGTGGCGCTCGGCGGCAGCCGGGCCCGGGGCACCCACCGGCCGGACTCCGACTGGGATCTCGGCGTCTACTACCGGGGCGGCGTCGATGTCGGCGCCCTGGCGGCGCTGGCGTCCGAGCTGACCGGCGGGCCGGTGGAGGTCGCGGCGCCGGGTGGCTGGGGCCCGTGGGTCGACGGCGGTGCGTGGCTGTCCTTCGGCGGAGTGCCGGTGGACTGGATCCTGCGGGACCTGGACCGGGTCGAACGAGTCTGGGCGGACTGCCTGGCCGGGCGGTTCGAGGTGGGGACACAGGCGGGGCACCCCCTGGGGTTCTGGTCGCCGGCGTACGCGGGCGAGGTGGCGCTGTGCCGCGTACTGGCCGATCCCGCGGGCGAGTTGACGGCGCTGCGGGAGCGGACGCGGACGTATCCGGAGCCGTTGCGCCGTGCGCTGGTCGCCGCAGCGTGGGAGGCGGAGTTCTCCGTCGCCGCCGCGGCCAAGTCGGTCGGGGCCGGGGACGCCCTGCACGTGTCGCTGTGCCTGTCACGGGCGTTCGGCGTGCTGGCGCAGGCGCTGCACGCCCACCACGGCGTGTGGTGCCTGAACGAGAAGGGCGCGCTGGCGGCGGCCGCGGCGCTCCCCGGGGCCCCGACGGACTTCACGAAGCGGGCGTCGGCGGCGCTGCGCGGCCTGGACGCGGCGGCGGTGGCGGACGCGGACGCCATGATCAGGGAGGTACGGGCCCGGCTGGGGTGA
- a CDS encoding phytoene desaturase family protein: protein MPSMLDAVVVGAGPNGLTAAVELARRGFSVAVHEALDTVGGGARTEELTLPGFRHDPCSAVHPLGIGSPAFGALPLARHGLEWLHPELPLAHPFPDGTAAVLSRSVGESAMSFGAADAGAYRRLVAPYLGHWDDLAADFLRTPWDGLPRDPYRYVRFGLDAIRPASMLARRFHGEKARGLLAGLAAHAIAPTSGLATGGIALLFALAAHEVGWPVPRGGSQAISDALASCLREQGGTIHTGTTVKRLDELPPARAYIFDTSPTALARIAGLGQAYWRYKYGASAFKIDYALSGPMPWTAEEARTAGTVHIGPTAAEIETALGAAVSGRAPEAPFLITAQPSVIDPGRAPEGKHVLWAYGHVPAGWEGDATEAIERQLERFAPGFRDLVLARAVAGPPQLAARNANYVGGDIACGAFAGLQTVIRPRLARVPYATAHPAVFICSSATPPGPGVHGMSGHHAAKAVWRRLRER from the coding sequence GTGCCGTCGATGCTCGATGCCGTCGTCGTGGGAGCGGGCCCCAACGGGCTGACCGCCGCGGTCGAACTGGCCCGCCGCGGCTTCTCGGTCGCCGTCCACGAGGCCCTGGACACCGTCGGCGGCGGCGCGCGGACCGAGGAGCTCACCCTCCCCGGCTTCCGCCACGACCCCTGCTCCGCGGTCCATCCGCTGGGCATCGGCTCTCCCGCCTTCGGCGCCCTGCCCCTGGCCCGCCACGGCCTCGAATGGCTGCACCCCGAACTGCCCCTCGCGCATCCGTTCCCGGACGGCACCGCTGCGGTGCTCAGCCGCTCCGTGGGCGAGAGTGCCATGTCCTTCGGCGCGGCCGACGCCGGTGCGTACCGCAGGCTGGTCGCGCCCTACCTCGGCCACTGGGACGACCTCGCCGCCGACTTCCTGCGTACCCCCTGGGACGGGCTGCCCCGCGACCCGTACCGCTACGTCCGCTTCGGCCTCGACGCGATCCGGCCCGCGAGCATGCTCGCCCGCCGCTTCCACGGCGAGAAGGCGCGCGGCCTGCTCGCCGGGCTCGCCGCCCACGCCATCGCCCCCACCAGCGGCCTGGCCACCGGCGGCATCGCCCTGCTGTTCGCCCTCGCCGCGCACGAGGTCGGCTGGCCCGTCCCGCGCGGCGGCTCCCAGGCCATCTCCGACGCCCTCGCCTCCTGCCTGCGCGAACAGGGCGGCACCATCCACACGGGCACCACGGTCAAGCGGCTCGACGAGCTGCCGCCGGCCCGGGCGTACATCTTCGACACCTCGCCGACCGCCCTCGCCAGGATCGCCGGCCTCGGCCAGGCGTACTGGCGCTACAAGTACGGCGCCTCCGCCTTCAAGATCGACTACGCGCTGTCGGGCCCGATGCCGTGGACCGCCGAGGAGGCCCGCACCGCCGGGACCGTGCACATCGGCCCCACCGCGGCCGAGATCGAGACCGCCCTCGGCGCGGCGGTCTCCGGCCGCGCGCCAGAGGCCCCGTTCCTGATCACCGCCCAGCCGAGCGTGATCGACCCCGGCAGGGCGCCGGAGGGCAAGCACGTCCTGTGGGCGTACGGACATGTGCCGGCCGGCTGGGAGGGCGACGCGACCGAGGCGATCGAACGCCAACTGGAGCGCTTCGCCCCCGGCTTCCGCGACCTGGTCCTGGCCCGCGCCGTGGCCGGCCCGCCCCAACTGGCCGCGCGCAACGCCAACTACGTCGGCGGCGACATCGCCTGCGGCGCGTTCGCCGGCCTCCAGACCGTCATCCGCCCGAGGCTCGCCCGCGTCCCCTACGCCACCGCGCACCCCGCGGTCTTCATCTGCTCCTCCGCCACCCCGCCGGGTCCCGGAGTCCACGGCATGTCCGGCCACCACGCGGCAAAGGCCGTCTGGCGCCGCCTCCGGGAGCGATGA
- a CDS encoding polysaccharide lyase 8 family protein: MPPTWSRRTFVRTAAGAVLASGAGGLAAHPASASKTDGGDAADDFGVLRAKWRELILGTGVNPAAEPFRTLLAALGTSARAHLDTMAPTSGALWADQVWADPDPDTDAESYAYSARMGTSYNRLNTMAQAYCQPGTGLTGDTALRDAVLTGLDHLYSEVYNEGTARYGNWWNWQIGVPQMLMDTCVLLYDHLTQTQIYNYCRAVDHFVPDSVFDRYTGTSTGANRVDLCRSVILRGVVGRNPDRITSAAAALGPVFPYVTSGDGFYADGSFIQHRNVPYIGGYGAVLHDGVGRLLALLRGSPWQIDDPNTQLFLDTVDRAVAPFIYNGLMMDNVSSRGITRQGTSDHTRAHSLLATVLLVGQGASAEENARWRAMVKGWLRRDYYRPALSNTGLGLSRAALLQALQDDDTVKAAPEPVEHRLFHNMARATHRRPGWAASVSMAAEHIAHYEFGNGENARGYHTGAGWLSWWGDDFGLEHYSDAFWPTVDPYRLPGITASRKPLPDGAGGNWGQPCPDAQWVGGTTDGRFGATGQHLKGLFSTMSAKKSWFWLDDSVVCLGAGITSTDGYAVETTVDNRNLGANGAPVLTVDGIAQPSTQGWTGTFDDASWAHIAGQAGYVFPDGGRLRAVREERTGAWKDINVNGTTDPVTRRYLTLFTDHGVDPADASYTYVLLPGAGAAATARRAAERGRVRILANTGSLQGIRAPRLGLTAVNFWAAGRVERITADAPASVLITERRDGTATVVVSDPARRATSLEITWHRDVSAVLSKPATVLATGIGSALRITFGDLTAQAGAPQKITVRLA, from the coding sequence ATGCCACCTACGTGGTCACGCCGTACCTTCGTCCGGACCGCCGCAGGAGCTGTCCTCGCCTCAGGTGCCGGCGGCCTGGCCGCCCACCCGGCGTCCGCCTCGAAAACCGACGGCGGCGACGCAGCCGACGACTTCGGCGTACTGCGCGCGAAGTGGCGCGAGCTGATCCTGGGCACGGGGGTCAACCCGGCGGCGGAGCCGTTCAGGACGCTGCTGGCGGCTCTCGGCACCAGCGCGAGGGCCCATCTGGACACCATGGCACCCACGAGCGGTGCGCTCTGGGCCGACCAGGTGTGGGCGGACCCCGATCCGGACACCGATGCGGAGTCCTATGCCTACTCGGCGCGGATGGGCACCAGTTACAACCGGCTGAACACCATGGCACAGGCCTACTGCCAGCCCGGGACGGGACTGACCGGGGACACCGCCCTGCGTGACGCGGTCCTGACCGGCCTCGACCACCTGTACTCCGAGGTCTACAACGAGGGCACCGCCCGGTACGGCAACTGGTGGAACTGGCAGATCGGTGTGCCGCAGATGCTCATGGACACCTGTGTCCTGCTCTACGACCACCTGACGCAGACACAGATCTACAACTACTGCCGGGCCGTCGACCACTTCGTACCGGACTCGGTCTTCGACAGGTACACGGGGACGAGCACGGGTGCCAACCGCGTGGACCTGTGCCGGAGCGTCATCCTGCGGGGCGTCGTCGGCAGGAACCCGGACAGGATCACCTCGGCGGCGGCCGCCCTCGGCCCTGTGTTCCCGTATGTCACCTCGGGCGACGGGTTCTACGCCGACGGCTCGTTCATCCAGCACCGCAACGTCCCCTACATCGGCGGATACGGAGCGGTCCTCCACGACGGCGTGGGCCGGCTGCTGGCGCTGCTGCGCGGATCGCCCTGGCAGATCGACGACCCGAACACGCAGCTGTTCCTCGACACCGTCGACCGTGCCGTCGCGCCGTTCATCTACAACGGCCTGATGATGGACAACGTGTCCTCCCGCGGGATCACCCGGCAGGGGACCTCCGACCACACCCGCGCGCACAGTCTGCTGGCCACCGTGCTGCTCGTCGGCCAGGGCGCGAGCGCGGAGGAGAACGCCCGCTGGCGTGCCATGGTCAAGGGGTGGCTGCGCCGGGACTACTACCGCCCGGCGCTCAGCAACACCGGCCTCGGCCTGAGCCGAGCGGCCCTGCTCCAGGCCCTGCAGGACGACGACACCGTCAAGGCCGCCCCTGAGCCGGTCGAGCACCGGCTCTTCCACAACATGGCACGGGCCACTCACCGGCGCCCCGGCTGGGCCGCCTCCGTGTCCATGGCCGCCGAGCACATCGCCCACTACGAGTTCGGCAACGGCGAGAACGCCCGCGGATATCACACCGGAGCCGGCTGGCTGTCCTGGTGGGGCGACGACTTCGGTCTCGAGCACTACTCCGACGCCTTCTGGCCGACCGTCGACCCCTACCGCCTCCCCGGCATCACCGCTTCCCGCAAGCCCCTCCCGGACGGTGCCGGCGGCAACTGGGGCCAGCCCTGCCCGGACGCCCAGTGGGTCGGTGGCACCACCGACGGCCGGTTCGGCGCCACCGGACAGCACCTCAAGGGTCTCTTCAGCACGATGAGCGCCAAGAAGTCCTGGTTCTGGCTGGACGACTCCGTCGTGTGCCTCGGCGCCGGCATCACCTCCACCGACGGGTACGCCGTCGAGACCACCGTCGACAACCGCAACCTCGGCGCGAACGGCGCCCCGGTCCTCACCGTCGACGGCATCGCCCAGCCGAGCACCCAGGGCTGGACGGGAACCTTCGACGACGCGAGCTGGGCGCACATCGCCGGACAGGCCGGTTACGTCTTCCCCGACGGCGGCCGGCTCCGCGCCGTACGTGAGGAACGCACCGGAGCCTGGAAGGACATCAACGTCAACGGCACCACCGACCCGGTCACGCGGCGCTATCTGACGCTGTTCACCGACCACGGCGTGGACCCCGCCGACGCCTCCTACACCTACGTGCTCCTCCCCGGAGCCGGCGCCGCCGCCACCGCCCGGCGAGCGGCGGAGAGGGGCCGGGTGAGAATCCTGGCCAACACCGGGAGCCTGCAGGGCATCCGTGCTCCGCGCCTCGGCCTCACCGCCGTCAACTTCTGGGCCGCGGGCCGGGTTGAGAGGATCACCGCCGACGCCCCCGCGTCGGTCCTGATCACGGAGCGGCGCGACGGCACCGCCACCGTCGTGGTGTCCGACCCCGCCCGCCGGGCCACCTCGCTGGAGATCACCTGGCACCGCGACGTCTCCGCCGTGCTCTCCAAGCCGGCCACCGTGCTGGCGACAGGCATCGGCTCGGCACTGAGGATCACTTTCGGTGATCTCACCGCCCAGGCGGGCGCACCGCAGAAGATCACCGTGCGCCTCGCCTGA
- a CDS encoding carbohydrate ABC transporter permease: MAVTAPPRTPAPPRRAPQAAPRRTPTGPSWSSRAVVNTLLGIVAVYTLMPLSWLLVNATKNNGDLFGRPGFRLAEFNLFTNLADLFAYQDGVFGRWMANSMLYSVVGALASTLISLLAGYAFHTYGFRGKEKLYGLVLLGILVPHTVISLPMYLMASEAGLVNSYWAVLIPGLVNPFGVYLARVFSESYVPGETLEAARLDGAGELRAFRSVALPMLSPAFVTIFLFSFTGSWNNFFLPLVMLNDSALYPVGLGLYNWNATLAQEPQLYSFVITGSLLSVVPLAVAFVALQRHWRSGLTAGAVK; the protein is encoded by the coding sequence ATGGCCGTCACCGCTCCGCCGCGCACCCCCGCTCCCCCACGACGCGCCCCGCAGGCCGCGCCCCGCCGCACACCCACCGGCCCGTCCTGGTCCTCCAGGGCCGTCGTCAACACGCTGCTCGGCATCGTCGCGGTCTACACGCTGATGCCCCTGAGCTGGCTGCTGGTCAACGCCACCAAGAACAACGGCGACCTGTTCGGCCGGCCGGGATTCCGGCTCGCGGAGTTCAACCTCTTCACCAACCTCGCCGACCTCTTCGCGTACCAGGACGGGGTCTTCGGCCGCTGGATGGCGAACAGCATGCTGTACTCGGTCGTCGGCGCTCTCGCCTCCACCCTGATCTCCCTGCTCGCCGGATACGCCTTCCACACGTACGGCTTCCGCGGCAAGGAGAAGCTGTACGGACTGGTGCTGCTCGGCATCCTCGTCCCGCACACCGTCATCTCGCTGCCGATGTACCTGATGGCGTCGGAGGCCGGACTGGTCAACTCGTACTGGGCCGTGCTGATCCCCGGCCTGGTGAACCCCTTCGGGGTGTATCTGGCCCGCGTCTTCTCGGAGAGCTACGTCCCCGGCGAGACGCTGGAGGCCGCCCGGCTCGACGGCGCCGGCGAGCTGCGGGCCTTCCGGTCGGTCGCACTGCCGATGCTCTCCCCCGCCTTCGTGACGATCTTCCTCTTCTCCTTCACCGGCAGCTGGAACAACTTCTTCCTGCCCCTGGTGATGCTGAACGACTCGGCTCTCTACCCGGTGGGCCTGGGCCTCTACAACTGGAACGCCACGCTCGCCCAGGAACCGCAGCTCTACTCGTTCGTCATCACAGGCTCGCTGCTGTCCGTCGTTCCGCTCGCTGTGGCCTTCGTCGCGCTCCAGCGCCACTGGCGTTCCGGCCTGACCGCAGGAGCCGTCAAGTGA
- a CDS encoding carbohydrate ABC transporter permease, which yields MTSRLAPGQRSTPALFIAPFLALFLATLVAPVAYSLWMSLFREQATSGLGFGGTQTLFVGAGNYLRALGDPTFHRGFLHIALYCVIYIPVMVGGALALALLVDSAMAGAKKFFQLAYFLPHAVPGLIAAIIWGFLYTPGLSPVVDLLRAFGAEWDFLGPDGVVFSMANAAAWQWIGYNMVIFYAALQAVPREMLEAATVDGTGELRTALSVKLPMIRSSVVLTMLFTAVGAIQLFNEPEVLRSRSSAVSQDWSPVMYIYQAAFTEHDYGLAAAASLLLALLGAVLSFVITKLGNRWKEA from the coding sequence ATGACCTCCCGGCTCGCCCCGGGGCAGCGCAGCACGCCGGCCCTCTTCATCGCCCCCTTCCTCGCACTCTTCCTCGCCACCCTCGTCGCGCCCGTCGCGTACTCGCTGTGGATGAGCCTGTTCCGTGAACAGGCCACCTCCGGTCTCGGATTCGGCGGCACGCAGACGCTCTTCGTCGGCGCGGGGAACTACCTGCGGGCCCTGGGAGACCCGACGTTCCACCGCGGCTTCCTGCACATCGCCCTGTACTGCGTGATCTACATCCCGGTGATGGTGGGCGGCGCGCTGGCGCTCGCCCTGCTGGTGGACTCGGCGATGGCCGGGGCGAAGAAGTTCTTCCAGCTGGCGTACTTCCTGCCGCACGCCGTACCCGGGCTGATCGCCGCGATCATCTGGGGCTTCCTCTACACACCGGGTCTCAGTCCGGTGGTGGACCTTCTGCGGGCCTTCGGGGCGGAGTGGGACTTCCTCGGCCCCGACGGGGTGGTCTTCTCGATGGCCAACGCCGCCGCCTGGCAGTGGATCGGCTACAACATGGTGATCTTCTACGCCGCGCTGCAGGCCGTGCCGAGGGAGATGCTCGAGGCGGCCACGGTCGACGGCACGGGCGAGTTGCGCACCGCCCTGTCCGTGAAGCTGCCGATGATCCGCTCCTCCGTCGTCCTCACCATGCTCTTCACCGCCGTCGGCGCGATCCAGCTCTTCAACGAGCCGGAGGTGCTGCGCAGCCGGTCGTCCGCCGTCTCCCAGGACTGGAGCCCGGTGATGTACATCTACCAGGCCGCCTTCACCGAGCACGACTACGGCCTGGCCGCCGCGGCGTCCCTGCTGCTGGCGCTGCTCGGTGCCGTGCTCTCCTTCGTCATCACCAAGCTCGGCAACCGCTGGAAGGAGGCGTGA
- a CDS encoding ABC transporter substrate-binding protein yields MPGTKDMAAAFNKSHPDIKVTFAEIPAGLNGGYDKISKAVKAGNAPDVVNVEYQAVPDLVTQGLLRDSSAELGPAVESYAPEAVRSLVTLGGRTWAAPYDVGPQTLYYRTDLFEQYGIEVPTTWDQFRTAAQKVRTASRGQARLLDFWGDDTATWAGLAQQAGAQWYGTEGDAWKVSITDPATKKVADYWKDLVQNDLVLNHKAWSPEATKAVTDSRAIALIGASWSAGSIRTTYPEQAGKWAEAPLPHWRTPVTGAVGGSAFAVTKDSDKAEAAAEFIKWATTDEAAVKARLAAGTSSALPAAEKLRATAESTFDASFFGGQDIYAVAAAQVPNIAENWTWSPVHNSTTMTLQAEFGKAQKTGEFWPAFRAGQAAAEKAVTDRGLKLAK; encoded by the coding sequence ATGCCCGGCACCAAGGACATGGCCGCCGCATTCAACAAGTCCCACCCGGACATCAAGGTCACCTTCGCCGAGATTCCCGCCGGTCTGAACGGCGGGTACGACAAGATCTCCAAGGCGGTCAAAGCGGGCAACGCCCCGGACGTCGTCAACGTCGAGTACCAGGCCGTGCCCGACCTGGTGACCCAGGGACTGCTGCGCGACAGCAGCGCCGAACTCGGCCCGGCCGTCGAGAGCTACGCCCCCGAGGCCGTGCGGAGCCTGGTCACCCTCGGCGGCAGGACATGGGCCGCTCCCTACGACGTCGGACCGCAGACGCTCTACTACCGCACCGACCTCTTCGAGCAGTACGGCATCGAAGTCCCCACCACCTGGGACCAGTTCAGGACCGCCGCCCAGAAGGTCAGGACCGCCTCCAGGGGGCAGGCCCGGCTGCTCGACTTCTGGGGCGACGACACCGCCACCTGGGCGGGCCTGGCCCAGCAGGCCGGTGCACAGTGGTACGGCACCGAAGGCGACGCGTGGAAGGTGAGCATCACCGACCCGGCCACCAAGAAGGTCGCCGACTACTGGAAGGACCTGGTCCAGAACGACCTCGTCCTCAACCACAAGGCCTGGAGCCCCGAGGCCACCAAGGCCGTCACGGATTCCAGAGCGATCGCCCTGATCGGCGCGTCCTGGAGCGCCGGCTCCATCAGGACCACCTACCCCGAGCAGGCCGGCAAGTGGGCCGAGGCTCCTCTCCCGCACTGGAGGACGCCCGTCACCGGCGCGGTCGGCGGCTCGGCCTTCGCCGTCACCAAGGACAGCGACAAGGCCGAGGCGGCAGCCGAGTTCATCAAGTGGGCCACCACCGACGAGGCGGCCGTCAAGGCCCGGCTCGCGGCCGGCACCTCCAGTGCCCTGCCCGCGGCGGAGAAGCTGCGCGCCACGGCCGAGTCGACCTTCGACGCCTCGTTCTTCGGCGGTCAGGACATCTACGCCGTCGCCGCCGCCCAGGTCCCGAACATCGCCGAGAACTGGACCTGGAGCCCGGTGCACAACTCCACGACGATGACGCTGCAGGCGGAGTTCGGCAAGGCGCAGAAGACCGGTGAGTTCTGGCCCGCCTTCCGGGCCGGCCAGGCCGCGGCCGAGAAGGCCGTCACCGACCGCGGGCTGAAGCTCGCCAAGTGA
- a CDS encoding substrate-binding domain-containing protein: protein MHAEERHQAILRRLRERGTLRVTEFAEEMQVSPVTIRRDVETLAELGLVVRVHGGAVLPETRAGATGTAPPAAARPQGGEVFGLIVPAADYYYPEVIKGAREAAGERGIRLVLGISQYSPEQEQTQARQMLADGIDGLLITPCDPAVAEPWLAGLAVPHVLVERRAGDDLPGAEQVVTDHAYGAGIAVRHLADGGYRRIGLMLRDDSPHGALVLDGYRGGLASAGLEPPAAALLRLPPPAGDTAERERLLTALADAAGEGRLDAVLIHNDHDAIMLLQRLRARGIDVPGDLAIVAYDDEVASLADIPLSAVAPPKHAVGAAAVDLLACRLADPGRARHRLSILPELHIRSSSTPDRT, encoded by the coding sequence ATGCACGCCGAAGAGAGGCATCAGGCGATACTCCGCCGACTTCGGGAGCGGGGCACGCTCCGTGTCACGGAGTTCGCGGAGGAGATGCAGGTCTCGCCGGTCACGATCCGCCGGGACGTGGAAACCCTCGCGGAGCTCGGGCTGGTCGTCCGCGTGCACGGCGGCGCCGTCCTCCCCGAGACCCGCGCCGGGGCGACGGGCACCGCACCCCCCGCGGCGGCCCGCCCCCAAGGCGGGGAAGTGTTCGGCCTCATCGTGCCGGCCGCCGACTACTACTACCCGGAAGTGATCAAGGGCGCCCGGGAGGCCGCCGGCGAGCGCGGCATCCGGCTCGTCCTCGGCATCTCCCAGTACTCGCCCGAGCAGGAGCAGACACAGGCCCGGCAGATGCTCGCCGACGGCATCGACGGACTGCTGATCACCCCCTGCGACCCGGCCGTCGCCGAGCCCTGGCTGGCGGGGCTCGCCGTGCCGCACGTCCTCGTGGAACGCCGGGCAGGGGACGACCTCCCAGGCGCCGAGCAGGTCGTCACCGACCACGCGTACGGGGCCGGGATCGCCGTACGGCACCTGGCGGACGGCGGGTACCGGCGGATCGGGCTTATGCTGCGCGACGACAGCCCGCACGGGGCGCTGGTGCTGGACGGCTACCGCGGCGGGCTCGCGTCGGCCGGGCTGGAACCCCCCGCGGCGGCCCTCCTGCGGCTCCCGCCGCCGGCCGGTGACACCGCCGAGCGGGAGCGGCTGCTGACCGCCCTCGCCGACGCCGCCGGCGAGGGGCGGCTGGACGCCGTGCTCATCCACAACGACCACGACGCGATCATGCTGCTCCAGCGGCTGCGGGCCCGCGGCATCGACGTGCCCGGCGATCTCGCGATCGTCGCGTACGACGACGAGGTCGCGTCGCTCGCGGACATCCCGCTCAGCGCGGTCGCCCCGCCCAAGCACGCGGTGGGCGCGGCCGCCGTGGACCTGCTCGCGTGCCGGCTCGCCGACCCCGGGCGGGCCCGGCACCGGCTGTCGATCCTGCCGGAACTGCACATCCGCTCCTCCAGCACACCGGACAGAACCTGA
- a CDS encoding O-acetyl-ADP-ribose deacetylase — protein MTQSTPAITLVRGDITEQHADAVVNAANSSLLGGGGVDGAIHRKGGPEILADCRALRASRYGKGLPTGQAVATTAGRLHAAHVIHTVGPVHSTTEDRSELLASCYRESLRVAAELGARTVAFPAISTGVYGWPLDDGARIAVRTVRETAAEPVTEVRFVVFDETAYAAFETALAADA, from the coding sequence ATGACGCAGTCCACGCCTGCCATCACACTCGTCCGCGGCGACATCACCGAGCAGCACGCCGACGCCGTCGTCAACGCCGCCAACTCCTCACTGCTGGGCGGCGGCGGGGTCGACGGCGCCATCCACCGCAAGGGCGGCCCGGAGATCCTCGCCGACTGCCGTGCCCTGCGCGCCTCCCGTTACGGCAAGGGGCTTCCCACCGGCCAGGCCGTCGCCACCACGGCCGGACGACTCCACGCGGCGCACGTCATCCACACCGTCGGCCCGGTTCACAGCACGACGGAGGACCGCTCGGAGCTGCTCGCCTCCTGCTACCGCGAATCCCTGCGCGTGGCGGCCGAACTGGGCGCGCGGACCGTGGCGTTCCCCGCGATCTCGACCGGCGTCTACGGATGGCCCCTCGACGACGGCGCCCGCATCGCGGTCCGCACGGTCCGGGAGACGGCCGCGGAGCCCGTCACCGAGGTGCGCTTCGTCGTGTTCGACGAGACGGCGTACGCCGCGTTCGAGACGGCGCTCGCCGCCGACGCCTGA
- a CDS encoding DUF4291 domain-containing protein: MLQSPTHEVRAVFTDETITVYQAYAAGIAEPALAAGTFVAPFRRTRMTWIKPSFLWMMYRCGWGRKPDQERVLAIDITREGFEWALSRACLSHFDRSRFAAEAQWREALRSSPVRVQWDPERDLGLNPLPHRAIQIGLSGPAVDRYVDDWITGIRDVTPLAHEIRETVAGGDLDAARALLPPERPYPLPAAAADRVGHR, from the coding sequence ATGCTGCAGAGCCCCACGCACGAGGTCCGTGCGGTCTTCACCGACGAGACGATCACCGTGTACCAGGCGTACGCCGCCGGGATCGCGGAACCGGCGCTGGCGGCGGGCACCTTCGTCGCCCCGTTCAGGCGCACGCGGATGACCTGGATCAAGCCGTCGTTCCTGTGGATGATGTACCGCTGCGGGTGGGGCAGGAAGCCGGACCAGGAGCGGGTGCTGGCGATCGACATCACCCGCGAGGGCTTCGAGTGGGCGCTCTCCCGTGCCTGCCTCAGCCATTTCGACCGGTCACGTTTCGCGGCCGAGGCGCAGTGGCGCGAAGCGCTCAGGTCGAGTCCGGTCCGGGTCCAGTGGGACCCGGAGCGGGACCTCGGCCTGAACCCGCTGCCGCACCGGGCGATCCAGATCGGTCTGTCGGGACCGGCGGTCGACCGGTACGTGGACGACTGGATCACCGGCATCCGTGATGTGACGCCACTGGCGCACGAGATCCGCGAGACGGTGGCGGGCGGCGACCTTGATGCGGCACGGGCGCTTCTCCCGCCGGAGCGGCCGTACCCGCTTCCCGCGGCGGCGGCCGACCGCGTCGGGCACCGTTGA